In Streptomyces griseiscabiei, a single genomic region encodes these proteins:
- a CDS encoding FAD-dependent protein, whose product MPLPSTSAFSGRPTQYDTLVIGAGPAGLLAALRAGAPTGGVLVLDQGDDIDGRIRARELGQDEKRTITSGFGGAGMFSDGKLCLSHRIGSTISHRFPPHEVEARQYAIDEIFRGGEDAPLHGADDVRAAELAERAAAENLEYLHYPVRHVGSDQLMRMTSALRQRVEAVAPVFCGIRCTEVRPSPVANHRWEVRVTGNNWAEPMPLYADNVVLAPGKIGAAWLRALGNTLGLSRKKAQPKLGFRLEGPREFLDLLLKVATDPKVIWKPGAGAEVRTHCVCFGGDVVPAQYQDLTLVGGHSTSDHGHDRSNTAVLATAGDAFPLSTEHVRDLVARMNTATGGRVMAQTLGDFLAGVPTTGSVLGAAHGFVPSIPDAVPGNLAALYPQPIVALLRDYLHRLARLCPQALNPSNMLYGPAVERWADRFEVGDDMQAPGHPGLYLVGDGPGLTGGIIGAADSGWLAGDAIAARRSVNA is encoded by the coding sequence GTGCCCTTACCTTCCACGTCCGCGTTCTCGGGCCGTCCCACCCAGTACGACACCCTGGTCATCGGCGCCGGTCCGGCGGGACTGCTCGCCGCGCTCCGCGCAGGAGCCCCGACCGGCGGCGTCCTCGTCCTGGACCAGGGCGACGACATCGACGGGCGTATCCGGGCCCGCGAGCTGGGCCAGGACGAGAAGCGCACCATCACCTCGGGATTCGGGGGCGCCGGAATGTTCAGCGACGGCAAGCTGTGCCTGTCGCACCGCATCGGCTCCACCATCTCCCACCGCTTCCCTCCGCACGAGGTCGAAGCACGCCAGTACGCCATCGACGAGATCTTCCGTGGTGGCGAGGACGCCCCGCTGCACGGCGCCGACGACGTCAGGGCCGCCGAGCTGGCCGAACGGGCGGCGGCTGAGAACCTCGAGTACCTGCACTACCCCGTCCGCCACGTCGGCAGCGATCAGCTCATGCGCATGACGTCCGCCCTTCGCCAGCGCGTCGAAGCCGTGGCTCCCGTGTTCTGCGGAATACGTTGCACCGAAGTTCGGCCCTCGCCTGTCGCCAATCACCGCTGGGAGGTCCGGGTCACCGGCAACAACTGGGCAGAGCCGATGCCCCTGTACGCGGACAACGTCGTGCTCGCACCGGGGAAGATCGGCGCTGCCTGGCTGCGTGCGCTCGGGAACACCCTGGGGCTGTCCCGCAAGAAGGCGCAGCCCAAGCTCGGCTTCCGCCTGGAGGGGCCGCGCGAGTTCCTGGACCTCCTGCTGAAGGTCGCGACCGACCCCAAGGTCATCTGGAAGCCGGGCGCAGGAGCCGAGGTCCGCACGCACTGCGTCTGCTTCGGCGGGGATGTCGTCCCGGCGCAGTACCAGGACCTCACCCTCGTCGGCGGACACTCCACCAGCGACCACGGGCACGACCGCAGCAACACCGCGGTGCTGGCCACCGCCGGTGACGCGTTCCCCCTGAGTACGGAGCACGTGCGCGACCTCGTCGCCCGGATGAACACCGCCACCGGAGGCCGGGTCATGGCCCAGACGCTCGGCGACTTCCTGGCCGGCGTGCCCACCACCGGCAGCGTCCTCGGTGCTGCGCACGGATTCGTCCCCAGCATCCCCGACGCCGTCCCGGGCAACCTCGCCGCTCTCTACCCCCAGCCGATCGTCGCCCTGCTCCGCGACTACCTCCACCGCCTCGCCCGGCTCTGCCCCCAGGCCCTGAACCCCAGCAACATGCTGTACGGGCCGGCCGTCGAGCGCTGGGCCGACCGCTTCGAAGTAGGCGACGACATGCAGGCCCCAGGGCACCCCGGCCTCTACCTGGTCGGTGACGGCCCGGGCCTCACCGGCGGGATCATCGGCGCCGCCGACTCCGGCTGGCTCGCCGGTGACGCGATCGCCGCCCGCCGCAGCGTCAACGCCTGA
- a CDS encoding AMP-binding protein, with protein MSVHPPGTAWHADVLGKLHRTARQRPDHPAVIDRNGTTSFRSLYLAAARQAQALESRPDHGAGVAALRAAPSAAFFIQVCATLMVGRTPLVLPARVPEAEALRTVQTSRRAGCRPWKAVLAVSGHQQVPVLTHGESPAAPRKARALGMRPGGRAFFAAPMHLNGPFEFALRQLLLGGCIILAPRFEAEQWLESVRSHKPDWAFLVPTQIHQVWDARPPREIRSDCSSLRLLLHSSAPCPPPLRQRLTDVLGPERVAEYYGTTLYDGTFSTYTSPSPGGTPLPDTDLRIVDPSRRPVAAGIQGTIEGRSRTGLISHRTDQPCAGRPQWQSVGDLGRRIKDTDRIEVTDVAVPGRAIVAGVKIAVAETHATLSAHSAVRDCEIHVSPHDRFGSVLSAVVHTEDPALTPSVLRTWCAQRLTSPQRPHTIELHRTAALDHSTL; from the coding sequence ATGAGCGTGCACCCGCCGGGGACGGCGTGGCACGCGGACGTCCTCGGCAAACTCCACCGCACGGCCCGTCAGCGGCCCGACCACCCCGCCGTCATCGACCGCAACGGCACGACGAGCTTCCGCTCCCTCTACCTGGCCGCCGCCCGGCAGGCCCAGGCCCTGGAGTCCCGTCCCGATCACGGCGCGGGCGTCGCGGCACTGCGCGCCGCACCCAGCGCCGCGTTCTTCATCCAGGTGTGCGCCACTCTCATGGTGGGCCGCACGCCCTTGGTCCTGCCCGCCCGCGTGCCCGAAGCGGAAGCATTGCGCACCGTACAGACGTCAAGAAGAGCGGGCTGCCGCCCGTGGAAGGCGGTCCTGGCCGTATCGGGCCATCAGCAGGTGCCGGTCCTGACGCACGGCGAGTCACCTGCCGCTCCACGCAAGGCCCGCGCTCTGGGCATGCGGCCCGGCGGCCGTGCCTTCTTCGCCGCCCCCATGCACCTGAACGGGCCGTTCGAGTTCGCGCTGCGCCAACTGCTCCTCGGCGGCTGCATCATCCTCGCCCCCCGCTTCGAGGCCGAGCAGTGGCTGGAGAGCGTCCGCAGCCACAAACCGGACTGGGCGTTCTTGGTTCCGACGCAGATCCACCAGGTCTGGGACGCACGTCCGCCCCGCGAAATCCGTAGCGACTGCTCCTCGCTGCGTCTGCTTCTGCACTCCTCAGCCCCGTGTCCGCCCCCGCTTCGCCAGCGCCTGACCGACGTCCTGGGGCCCGAGCGCGTCGCGGAGTACTACGGGACCACCCTGTACGACGGGACCTTCAGCACCTACACCTCTCCCAGCCCCGGTGGAACTCCGCTGCCCGATACGGACCTGCGGATCGTCGACCCCAGCCGCCGGCCCGTAGCGGCCGGCATCCAGGGAACCATCGAGGGCCGCAGCCGGACCGGACTCATCTCCCACCGCACCGACCAGCCATGCGCCGGCCGGCCGCAATGGCAGAGCGTCGGCGACCTCGGCAGGCGTATCAAGGACACCGACCGCATCGAGGTCACCGACGTGGCCGTCCCCGGCCGCGCCATCGTGGCAGGCGTCAAGATCGCCGTGGCCGAGACCCACGCCACCCTGTCCGCCCACTCTGCCGTACGGGACTGCGAAATCCACGTCAGCCCCCACGACCGGTTCGGATCCGTTCTGTCCGCCGTCGTACACACCGAGGACCCAGCGCTCACCCCATCGGTCCTGCGCACCTGGTGCGCCCAGCGGCTGACATCGCCTCAGCGCCCCCACACCATCGAGCTGCACCGGACAGCAGCTCTCGACCACTCGACCCTGTGA
- a CDS encoding TauD/TfdA family dioxygenase, translating into MLTSDRAPRPKWLTSDEAPLWDRSTFSPEAWTYTLAREETNEIIDALRVAQNRLTDRDLLTDRDINRGDFPLGHVGSILESISSEVSDGRGFAVLRGLPVDRLDEHQNALLLRGLAAYLGPIATQSRDGQLIRHVRATGRALGDATVRGHQTADRLWFHTDGADAAALLCLSTSETGGLSRLASAGTVHNQMLNASPTWTAELYQPFHFHMAGGNVPGLPPTFISPVFSLHRGRFSTRYVRHTLLETPTVTGVPLHRNAMAAFDLLEEIADENSVDMELHAGDLQLVNNHTVFHSRTAYRDPRPPAEPRHLLRSWVTFPHYRGRRAAEADEYLRFGWLTDDQQQQLATSWKPPTVPDPAPAA; encoded by the coding sequence ATGCTGACTTCCGACCGTGCCCCCCGCCCCAAGTGGCTGACCTCCGACGAGGCCCCGCTGTGGGACCGAAGCACCTTCTCCCCCGAAGCCTGGACGTACACGCTCGCGCGCGAGGAGACCAACGAGATCATCGACGCGCTCAGGGTGGCGCAGAACCGGCTCACCGACCGCGACTTGCTCACCGACCGCGACATCAACCGCGGGGACTTCCCCCTGGGCCACGTCGGCTCGATCCTGGAATCGATCTCCAGCGAGGTGTCCGACGGCCGCGGCTTCGCCGTACTGCGCGGATTGCCCGTCGATCGGCTCGACGAACATCAGAACGCGCTGCTCCTGCGCGGCCTGGCCGCCTACCTGGGACCCATCGCCACGCAAAGCCGGGACGGACAGCTCATCCGGCACGTCCGCGCGACCGGCCGCGCGCTGGGCGACGCAACCGTGCGCGGCCATCAGACCGCCGACCGACTGTGGTTCCACACCGACGGCGCCGACGCCGCAGCCCTGCTATGCCTGTCCACGTCCGAGACCGGAGGGCTCTCGCGTCTAGCCTCGGCCGGCACCGTCCACAACCAGATGCTGAACGCCTCCCCGACGTGGACCGCCGAGCTGTACCAGCCGTTCCACTTCCACATGGCCGGCGGCAACGTGCCCGGCCTGCCCCCCACCTTCATCTCGCCGGTCTTCTCCCTCCACCGAGGCCGCTTCTCCACCCGCTACGTACGGCACACGCTGCTGGAGACCCCCACCGTCACGGGCGTCCCGCTCCACCGGAACGCGATGGCCGCCTTCGACCTGCTGGAAGAAATCGCCGACGAGAACAGCGTCGACATGGAACTGCACGCGGGAGACCTCCAGCTGGTCAACAACCACACTGTGTTCCACTCCCGCACCGCCTACCGCGACCCGCGGCCCCCCGCCGAGCCCCGTCACCTGCTCCGGTCGTGGGTCACCTTCCCCCACTACCGCGGCCGCCGGGCCGCAGAGGCGGACGAGTACCTGCGCTTCGGGTGGCTCACCGACGACCAGCAGCAGCAGCTCGCCACCTCCTGGAAGCCGCCGACCGTTCCCGATCCGGCCCCCGCCGCATGA
- a CDS encoding ATP-binding protein, translating into MVPPLPAALKPSSRLNRAPEQHCLDLSASKWPTRAARSQVRTVLKGRTDAATVDDVVLVVDELVANALRHTPGIGALLLEVGQDQATVRVLDAGTNCAAVAVKSAEKSDENGRGLSIVERLAEEWFAEPTEAGGKAVVAVFALALQENSSR; encoded by the coding sequence ATGGTGCCACCCCTACCGGCTGCGCTGAAACCGTCCAGCCGCCTCAACCGCGCCCCCGAGCAGCACTGCCTCGACCTCAGCGCCAGCAAGTGGCCCACCAGAGCCGCACGCTCACAGGTCCGCACAGTCCTGAAGGGAAGGACTGACGCGGCCACGGTCGACGACGTGGTCCTGGTCGTGGACGAGCTGGTCGCCAACGCCCTCCGGCACACTCCCGGCATCGGGGCGCTCTTGCTGGAGGTGGGCCAGGATCAGGCCACGGTTCGGGTGCTCGATGCCGGTACGAACTGTGCCGCGGTGGCCGTCAAGTCTGCGGAGAAGTCCGACGAGAACGGCCGCGGTCTCAGCATCGTTGAGCGGCTGGCCGAGGAGTGGTTCGCCGAACCCACCGAGGCCGGCGGCAAGGCGGTAGTCGCGGTGTTCGCCCTTGCGCTCCAGGAGAACAGCTCACGATGA
- a CDS encoding aldo/keto reductase: MTAPDLKPRHIAPGLTVNPLGVGCWAIGGPTVNAGQPVGWGTVDDARSLDGLRAAVDHGANFFDTADVFGHGHSERLLGQLLKEVDRESVRIASKIGWVRGTAPHPYAGPKLRHQFEQSMENLGVEYLDAYFLHTLDFGDDDDYLHVAINQMHALRDAEYIKAIGMRGPHPLASDRRDAADVRSARFAKIFRLLRPDVLWTRCNPLSPPALVDGEDLFSFTARHGVSLMLTEPLAQGLLTGKYHPGVPAVFGPGDHRRHKRWFSNPGLEIIDRGLETLRERFGRDPQALVRVALRYSLQQADHTAVIVGFTTPAQIRENYSCLGESLTQDELAFVDATYARIRNELHASGDSYRRVEVAV, from the coding sequence ATGACCGCCCCCGACCTCAAACCGCGACACATCGCGCCCGGACTGACCGTGAATCCGCTCGGAGTGGGCTGCTGGGCGATCGGAGGACCGACCGTCAACGCGGGCCAGCCGGTCGGGTGGGGCACCGTCGATGACGCGCGGTCGCTCGATGGTCTGCGGGCCGCGGTGGACCACGGCGCGAACTTCTTCGACACGGCCGACGTGTTCGGCCACGGCCACTCCGAGAGGCTGCTGGGGCAGCTCCTCAAAGAGGTCGACCGCGAATCGGTGCGCATCGCCAGCAAGATCGGATGGGTGCGGGGCACGGCTCCGCACCCCTACGCGGGCCCCAAGCTGCGTCATCAGTTCGAGCAGAGCATGGAGAATCTGGGCGTCGAGTATCTGGACGCGTACTTCCTCCACACCCTCGACTTCGGGGACGACGACGACTATCTCCATGTCGCCATCAACCAGATGCACGCCCTGCGGGATGCCGAGTACATCAAGGCCATCGGTATGCGCGGGCCACACCCTCTCGCCTCGGACCGCAGGGACGCCGCAGACGTACGCAGCGCACGATTCGCCAAGATCTTCCGCCTGCTGCGCCCCGATGTGCTCTGGACCCGGTGCAACCCGCTGAGCCCGCCGGCCCTGGTCGACGGTGAGGACCTCTTCAGCTTCACCGCGCGCCATGGCGTTTCCCTGATGCTCACCGAGCCCCTTGCCCAGGGCCTGCTGACCGGGAAGTACCACCCGGGTGTCCCTGCTGTTTTCGGCCCTGGCGACCACCGGCGTCACAAGCGGTGGTTCTCCAATCCGGGGCTCGAGATCATTGACCGTGGCCTGGAGACACTGCGCGAACGCTTCGGTCGCGATCCGCAGGCGCTGGTCCGCGTCGCCCTGCGGTACAGCCTCCAGCAGGCTGACCACACGGCGGTGATCGTCGGCTTCACCACACCTGCGCAGATCCGCGAGAACTACTCCTGCCTCGGAGAGTCACTGACGCAGGACGAGCTCGCCTTCGTCGATGCCACCTACGCTCGGATACGTAACGAACTCCACGCCTCCGGTGATTCCTACCGTCGCGTGGAGGTGGCGGTGTGA